GGAGGACCGGGGGATCTTCGTCCGGGCCTCGGGGAAAACATCGCTGATGGAGGAGATGCCCGAGGCATACAAGGAGGTTTCCCGTGTGGTGGAGGTGGTTCACCGGGCGGGCATCGCCTCAAAGGTGGCCAGGATGAGGCCACTGTGCGTAATCAAGGGTTAGAAAAAGAAGAAAAGATAATTTAACACAGTGCAGCCTCTGGCAGGCTGCTCCACAGGGTTTTAAAAGAGGGTTTCACGGAGAAGATCAAAAGCCTTAACGCAGAGGCTCGCAGAGGCGGCCAGTCCCGGCCGCATCGCAGGGAGCCGCTGAGAAGGGCAACCCATTAGGATCCTGGTTTTAAACTTTGCGAAACTTCGTTAACTTTGCGGTAAGTCGGCTCCTGCCCAGTGCGTAAGCAGACAAAAAGCTGGTTCACCGCAAAGTACGCTAAGTTACGCAAAGTAAGACGCGTCCCCACTTCATTAAACCATGTGTAACCCTGTGGGGTGACCTGCAAGTGGTCACGCTGTGGTAAAATACATGCCTTATCGCGGTGAGCCGCTCCCTAACCCAAAGATTCAAGGTTTTCTCTGCGGCCCTTCGCGACAGCACCTGGAAGAGGTGCTCTCCGTGGCCCTCTGCGTTACAGTTTTTCCCAAAGCTCAGTCTGTAAAAACAATTAGTTTGGTTTGCCTCAACTCTGTGTCACCCTGTGTACTCCGTGTTGAAATAGCTTTTCTTACCATCTTTTACGCATTAACCGGATGAACCGAATTTCCAGGTCAGGAAAACCATGGACATGAGTAAAAGGGTGAGCAGCAGGGCGGCCCAGACGGGTCCGACTTTCAGGGACACCCAAGCGAAGCCGATGAGGGGAAACAGGAGGACGCGGATAGCCGGTTTAAGCCAAGAGTGGCCGTTAAGCCATCGGGCAGCCGGGGGCGAATACCGGTAGTACATGGCGACAAACCACCTTCCCGGGCCGTTGGTCAAAAGATCGTCGTCCCTGAAATCCCTGAGCACCTTCACGGCGGGGGCCTCGTAGGACTCGAAAGCCGCCGTGGCGATGAAGCATCCTCCGCCGCCTCCGGATGGCAGCGGGGGCATAACCATGATAACTCCGCTGGTATCGGCGGGTATCCCGCCGATACTCAGGCTGACCCGCGTCCGCCCTTCCGCCAGCGCCGTGAATACCCCGGTAACAGGATCAATGGATCCGACCGAGGTATCCATTACCGACCATGTGGGGGTCCCGGCGATGGCAAGCAGGCTTGTAAAGGCGACGGTGTTCCCCACGGCGGGGTTGGCCGTGAAGGGCGCGATCCCCGTCACCCTCCACGGGCCGGTCTCCCAGGAACCCACGGGGTCCAAGACATTCGTGAAGGACAGGGTGAAGCTGGCGATGCCCGGCGACACGGGGGACACGGCCCACCCTGCGGCGGCATCCCCCTTAAGGACGGCGATTGATCTACTGCTGCTGACCGCGCTGATAAAGGTTGCGTACTGCGCGCCGATGGAATCGGAGTACATGGTGATGGACTGTGTCACATCCAGGGGAGCCAACCCCGAGTAGGGATAAAACGGGGCCAGGGCGCCGGCCAGGTTGACGCGCTTGCCCGATTTCACTACTCCGGCTAACCGGGCGTCGAAATCCCCTCCATCGATAAGCCGGCCTATGGCCTGCGCGGGCGTAAGACCGGGGTCGGCCGCCATGATCAGGCCCAGCGCCGCGGCCGCGATGGGGGCGGCGAAGGAGGTCCCTCTGACGTAGGCATAGCCGTTGAAACCTCCGGACGTTGCGTAGATAAACGTGCCGGGGGCGGCTATCTGGACGGAGGCGGGCCCGAAATGGGAGAAGTCAGCGAGGGCCCCGGTGCTGTCGGCGGCGGCCACCGACAGGACGTTGGTGAGGGAGGTGGAGTAGGAGGCCGGGTAGACGGGAACAATGTCGTTATTAAGTTCGGGGAGGTCCGAATTGTCGTTCCCGGCGGCGGCGACGAATATGAGACCCGACGCGCCGGCATCCGTAATGGCGGCCCTAAGGGGCGGGTAGTCCTGCCCCGGAGGAATGATTGCCCAACTCCCGTTGAGGACCCGCACGTTCTCCCCCGTGTCCGCCAGGGCGGCGGCGTAGCCTATGGCAGCTATGTAGTCACTGGCGAACGGACCGCCACGGAGGGGAAGGACCCGAAGGGCTTCCATCCCTATCCCGGCGATCCCCGTGCCGTTGCCCCAGGCCGCCGCAATGATCCCCGATATTCTTGTACCATGATAGGGTGCGTCGGGATCTACGGGCGTGTCGGCCGGGGCGTTGTCATTGGGGAAATCGGCCCAGTCCCAGCCGTTGACGTCGTCGACATAGCCGTTTGCGTCATTGTCTAAACCGGTTCCCAATGCCTCTCCGGTGTTGACGAAGAGCAGGGAATTGAGCAGGTCCTCGTGGTTGGGGATATACCCCGTCGAATCGCTGAAAATGCCGGCCGAGCCGTCCCCCGAATCGATGACGCCGACCCCGGCCGTCATGGTCGAGTCGAAGGTCGACCCCATCACCCCCCACGCCTCCGGGGCATCGATGTCAACATCTACGGAGAATGACTTGGAGCCCACGGAACCGCTGATGAGGGGCGTTTTGTTCAGGTACCACTGGCTTCCGTTTAGGAATGCGGGATCATCGGGCAGCTGGATGGGTATGCCCAGGTAAACAACCCTCCTGTTGGGCTCGGCATACTCCACCCGGGGGTCGTTCTCCAGCGTCCTGACGGCATCCTCCACGCTCATGCCGGGGGGGAGCTCCACCTTTTCCACGCCGATGCGGCCGAGCCGCCTGTGCTCACCCGCCCTGATGCCCCTCCTGGCCTGGTCCCGGTCCCATTCATCCGTGCCCGGCCGGAACTTTACCAGCAC
This genomic stretch from bacterium BMS3Abin14 harbors:
- a CDS encoding thermophilic serine proteinase precursor produces the protein MKARFAAGMITAFFLLSLGALALGRPVNRGGEVSGKWNRKNYVPGEVLVKFRPGTDEWDRDQARRGIRAGEHRRLGRIGVEKVELPPGMSVEDAVRTLENDPRVEYAEPNRRVVYLGIPIQLPDDPAFLNGSQWYLNKTPLISGSVGSKSFSVDVDIDAPEAWGVMGSTFDSTMTAGVGVIDSGDGSAGIFSDSTGYIPNHEDLLNSLLFVNTGEALGTGLDNDANGYVDDVNGWDWADFPNDNAPADTPVDPDAPYHGTRISGIIAAAWGNGTGIAGIGMEALRVLPLRGGPFASDYIAAIGYAAALADTGENVRVLNGSWAIIPPGQDYPPLRAAITDAGASGLIFVAAAGNDNSDLPELNNDIVPVYPASYSTSLTNVLSVAAADSTGALADFSHFGPASVQIAAPGTFIYATSGGFNGYAYVRGTSFAAPIAAAALGLIMAADPGLTPAQAIGRLIDGGDFDARLAGVVKSGKRVNLAGALAPFYPYSGLAPLDVTQSITMYSDSIGAQYATFISAVSSSRSIAVLKGDAAAGWAVSPVSPGIASFTLSFTNVLDPVGSWETGPWRVTGIAPFTANPAVGNTVAFTSLLAIAGTPTWSVMDTSVGSIDPVTGVFTALAEGRTRVSLSIGGIPADTSGVIMVMPPLPSGGGGGCFIATAAFESYEAPAVKVLRDFRDDDLLTNGPGRWFVAMYYRYSPPAARWLNGHSWLKPAIRVLLFPLIGFAWVSLKVGPVWAALLLTLLLMSMVFLTWKFGSSG